A stretch of DNA from Leptolyngbya sp. CCY15150:
GGATCAACTAACACTGGAGCAGGTTGCATCAGTTTCTGCCTACGACTTTATCCTGGAAGCACTGTTCTATGCCGCCTCACATTGAACTGGTATTAGCTAGGTGGGCAATCAACTAGTATAAAGTCATAATCTTGGCTAATTGGCTCAAGGACGCGCTTGAGCTTCCATTCACGAGACATGGCCGAAATCAACTGAAACTCAACACCACTTAGTGAAATGTTGGCAGGTGCCAAATCAATCTGATGCAAGTCTTTATGTATTGGTAAAGGTTCGCTAGTGAGAAGCGAATTGGCAATAGTAGGGTTAATGTCGTAGGGATGTAAACCCATAAACGCTGTCAGGCTCGCTTGAGGATCCATATCAACTAGCAATACTCGGTGCGATCGCTGCCCCAAGGCATAGCCTAAATTTTGAGTGAGTGTAGTTTTGCCAACTCCTCCCGACTGATTGAAAAATGCGATTATTTTGCTCGCCACTATTCACAATTCAGAGCAACAACACAGAGTAGTGTATTGCAAGAAGTTGGAGACTGAACAACAACTAACGGAAAAGTTGGAAAAATCAACCCATGAAAACAAGACAGAGTAATGCCCGTCAGTCACTCTGAAAGGTTAAATACAACCTAAATAACCTCAGTTCGGGTTAAGCCGATTGAGGAAGAGCAAAGTCAAACTTGAGAGACGGCTTTTTGGGCTGATGGCAATAGGCAATTAATCCACACAGCAGATTCACTGTGAAATTAACAGGGCTACGATGGCGGGAGTGCTCAATCTGAGAAATGTTTTTCAACTGGTCAATCACCGTTTCGATGATCGCTCGCTTGCGCGCTAACAGCTTGTCGCTCAGGCGCATCAGGTGGTTCTTCATCCTCCGTTTGGGTCGAGCAACGAACTCAATGCCATAGTCCTCGAACAGCTTCTGGACCAAAGCTTGTGAGACGTAACCTCGGTCGGCAAACACCTTGCCAAATAGGTCTTTAAGCAGATCGGGTACGGGCTTACGGTCATCGGTATTGCCAGGGGTGAGGGTGACGTTGAGCAGTTCCCCCTGCTCATTGACCACCAGATGCAGCTTGAACCCCAAGAACCAGTCCACCGAGGTTTTGCCGCGAGCCGCCAGCTTGGCAAAGACTCGGTGCCGAGAAATCCGACGATTATGGCAAACTTTGATAGCGGTGCTATCGATGAAGCTGATACCTGTGCATTGACCAAAACAATGCTTGAGGTAAACGCATAGTGGCACCAAGGCGGAGGGGATGAATTCAACAAAGCGGGAATAGCTCACCAGTCCGGGAAAGGCATTCTTCCAGTATGGATGGACGTGCTTGAGATAGTAAGCCTTGAAGTTGCGATAGCACTGGTGATGAAAGGCAACCAGAATCGTCATGATCTCGCTCAGAGCAAGAGAACGAGTCCGTTGCCTGGATTGACCACCTTGGGCAAGGAGCGTTTTACGCCATTGGGGTTCAAAGCGTTGGCAGAAATCATC
This window harbors:
- a CDS encoding AAA family ATPase, encoding MASKIIAFFNQSGGVGKTTLTQNLGYALGQRSHRVLLVDMDPQASLTAFMGLHPYDINPTIANSLLTSEPLPIHKDLHQIDLAPANISLSGVEFQLISAMSREWKLKRVLEPISQDYDFILVDCPPS
- a CDS encoding IS982 family transposase, encoding MSSLEELFCSIDDFCQRFEPQWRKTLLAQGGQSRQRTRSLALSEIMTILVAFHHQCYRNFKAYYLKHVHPYWKNAFPGLVSYSRFVEFIPSALVPLCVYLKHCFGQCTGISFIDSTAIKVCHNRRISRHRVFAKLAARGKTSVDWFLGFKLHLVVNEQGELLNVTLTPGNTDDRKPVPDLLKDLFGKVFADRGYVSQALVQKLFEDYGIEFVARPKRRMKNHLMRLSDKLLARKRAIIETVIDQLKNISQIEHSRHRSPVNFTVNLLCGLIAYCHQPKKPSLKFDFALPQSA